Proteins from one Telopea speciosissima isolate NSW1024214 ecotype Mountain lineage chromosome 1, Tspe_v1, whole genome shotgun sequence genomic window:
- the LOC122638646 gene encoding uncharacterized mitochondrial protein AtMg00810-like: MYVDDIIVTGSDPSMGSTLLHRLSQEFSIKDLGDLHFFLGIEVNRTAKGLLLTQSRYIFDLLTRTGMVDCKPVKTPMATTTKFSDSGGVSMPDPTKYRSTVGALQYVTLTRPDSSFAVNRVCQFMHAPIEEHWQLVKRILRYLKSTQTAGLLIDRSSSRSLQAFWVGYGSDQKSTGGFAIFLGPNLVSWVSRKQRTVTRSSTEAEYKALADASAELIWLESLLAELGYPLHGPGVTILVPHTCP; encoded by the coding sequence atgtatgtggatgacattataGTTACTGGCAGTGACCCATCCATGGGATCTACTCTATTACACCGCCTTTCTCAGGAGTTCTCCATCAAGGATCTTGGAGATTTACATTTCTTCTTAGGTATTGAGGTCAATCGAACTGCTAAAGGGCTGCTCCTAACCCAATCAAGATACATTTTTGACTTATTGACACGCACAGGAATGGTGGATTGCAAGCCAGTAAAGACTCCAATGGCCACAACTACAAAGTTCTCTGATTCAGGGGGGGTGTCAATGCCTGACCCCACCAAGTATAGATCGACAGTGGGTGCCCTACAATATGTAACTCTCACAAGGCCGGATTCCTCCTTTGCTGTTAATCGTGTGTGTCAGTTCATGCACGCTCCAATAGAAGAACACTGGCAGCTGGTAAAGCGCATCCTTCGTTACTTGAAAAGCACCCAAACGGCAGGTTTACTGATTGACCGCTCCTCATCTCGGTCTCTACAGGCATTTTGGGTGGGTTATGGGTCAGATCAAAAATCAACCGGCGGCTTTGCTATTTTCCTTGGACCCAATCTTGTTTCTTGGGTGTCTCGCAAGCAGCGTACAGTGACACGTTCCTCTACGGAGGCCGAGTACAAAGCTCTAGCCGATGCCTCGGCAGAACTGATATGGCTGGAGTCATTACTTGCTGAACTTGGGTACCCTCTTCATGGCCCTGGTGTGACAATCTTGGTGCCACATACTTGTCCGTAA
- the LOC122641806 gene encoding beta-fructofuranosidase, insoluble isoenzyme 1-like: MCVEASHKVFPEWQSLQASKVKSLHRTAFHFQPPKNWINDPNAPMYYNGIYHLFYQYNPYGSTWGNIVWAHSISTDMINWIPLDPAIYPSKPFDVNGTWSGSATILPGNKPVILYTGRDGQKRQVQNIAVPKNTSDPFLREWVKPDYNPLIVPNNGINASEFRDPTTAWLGQDGHWRVLVGSRRKNRGMALLYRSIDFKYWWKVQHPLHSAAGTGMWECPDFYPVALEGEFGLETSVNDNGVKHVLKVSLDKARYDYYEVGRYFAEQDQYVPDITSADNGMRLRYDYGNFYASKTFFDSGKNRRILWGWVNESDTEDNDVFKGWAGIQTIPRKVWLDKSGKQLLQWPIKEIKTLRGLDVHLRRVHLAKGGLVEVRPITAAQADVELTFHIPNLHKAEAFDPTWVDPQQLCGQMGATVQGGIGPFGLLTLASKNLEEYTSVFFRVFKGKNKNVVLMCSDQSRSSLRPEVLKPSFGGFVDVDLSEGVISLRSLIDHSAVESFGARGKTCITSRVYPILATGKDAHLFAFNNGTEAVKILKLSAWNMDKPQMN, encoded by the exons ACCCAAATG CACCTATGTATTACAATGGCATCTACCATCTGTTCTACCAGTATAACCCCTACGGCTCTACCTGGGGCAACATTGTATGGGCCCATTCCATATCAACTGATATGATCAACTGGATCCCACTTGACCCAGCCATTTACCCTTCCAAGCCATTTGATGTGAATGGAACCTGGTCAGGATCAGCAACAATCCTCCCTGGAAACAAACCTGTCATCCTCTACACTGGACGTGATGGCCAAAAAAGGCAGGTCCAGAACATAGCTGTGCCAAAGAACACCTCTGATCCATTCCTTAGGGAGTGGGTAAAGCCTGATTACAACCCATTGATTGTGCCCAACAATGGCATTAATGCGAGCGAGTTTCGTGACCCCACAACGGCATGGTTAGGCCAAGATGGACATTGGAGGGTCTTGGTAGGCAGTAGGAGGAAAAACAGGGGAATGGCTCTGTTGTATAGGAGTATAGACTTTAAGTATTGGTGGAAGGTGCAGCACCCTTTGCACTCAGCAGCTGGAACTGGTATGTGGGAATGTCCAGATTTCTATCCAGTTGCTTTGGAAGGAGAGTTTGGGTTGGAGACATCTGTGAATGATAATGGTGTGAAACATGTATTGAAGGTGAGCCTTGATAAAGCCAGGTATGATTACTACGAAGTGGGCAGATATTTCGCGGAGCAAGACCAGTATGTGCCTGATATCACATCTGCGGATAATGGAATGAGGCTGAGATATGATTATGGCAATTTCTATGCATCAAAGACTTTCTTTGATTCTGGCAAGAACAGAAGAATCTTGTGGGGATGGGTAAATGAATCCGATACCGAGGACAATGATGTTTTCAAAGGATGGGCTGGTATTCAG ACAATTCCAAGGAAAGTGTGGCTTGATAAATCTGGTAAACAATTGTTACAATGGCCGATCAAGGAAATCAAAACACTTCGAGGATTAGATGTTCATTTGAGAAGAGTACATCTTGCAAAGGGAGGCCTTGTTGAAGTTCGACCAATCACAGCGGCAcag GCTGATGTTGAGCTCACCTTCCACATACCTAATTTACACAAGGCTGAGGCCTTTGATCCAACTTGGGTAGATCCTCAACAGCTCTGTGGCCAAATGGGAGCTACTGTTCAAGGTGGGATTGGACCCTTTGGGCTTCTAACATTGGCTTCCAAAAATCTAGAGGAGTACACATCAGTTTTCTTCAGAGTTTTCAAAGGCAAAAACAAGAATGTGGTGCTTATGTGCTCTGATCAAAGcag GTCATCACTAAGGCCAGAGGTTCTTAAACCATCCTTTGGAGGTTTTGTGGATGTGGATTTGAGTGAAGGGGTGATATCTCTGAGGAGCTTG ATTGATCATTCTGCCGTGGAAAGTTTTGGCGCCAGAGGGAAGACTTGCATTACATCTAGAGTTTATCCAATTCTAGCAACAGGTAAGGATGCACACTTGTTTGCCTTCAACAATGGGACTGAAGCTGTAAAGATCTTGAAGCTGAGCGCATGGAACATGGACAAACCTCAGATGAACTAA